A window from Culex pipiens pallens isolate TS chromosome 3, TS_CPP_V2, whole genome shotgun sequence encodes these proteins:
- the LOC120427291 gene encoding uncharacterized protein LOC120427291, giving the protein MEYSLQSVTESFEKYRNLRFPLKIWILVNANGNDSIRWNDTKSVVVVDRDALERYLGTAGSVFRFAKLSTFFWLMDFYGFRPVMEDGEGTAADDDKHVLQYRNDAFTSENRAYFEQLLRSRQLREVVNQKNGNCSVHQPRILDNQKQVQNESDGPPGGQSQLSSSSFAHEKFNLLMEMKSLQLSIQEAYGSLNIEEHGMVPVIEVPATYCDEPTDCVPEYVKKRVLAGNYGFVDPNDLKRFFGNYRPVYDDSPEANNPENSDEEPEAVIEVATEQPESPKPVVNTLDTFNYQEEEEEDKQFEPVDHSELAPLDSPMEVVGGSGQLLEAKNEENVPLQEAKSEAGDEKKFREESLDEAQFQLCAEIRETFELLNEF; this is encoded by the coding sequence ATGGAGTACAGCCTGCAATCCGTGACGGAATCGTTCGAAAAGTACCGCAACCTGCGCTTCCCGCTCAAGATCTGGATCCTGGTGAACGCCAACGGGAACGACTCCATCCGCTGGAACGACACCAAATCCGTGGTCGTGGTGGACCGTGACGCGCTTGAGCGGTACCTCGGAACGGCCGGATCGGTGTTTCGGTTCGCGAAGCTGTCCACGTTCTTCTGGCTGATGGACTTTTACGGGTTCCGGCCGGTGATGGAGGACGGCGAAGGAACCGCCGCGGACGACGACAAGCACGTGCTGCAGTACCGGAACGACGCGTTCACCAGCGAAAACAGAGCCTACTTCGAGCAGCTGCTGCGGAGCCGCCAACTGCGCGAGGTGGTCAACCAAAAAAACGGAAACTGCTCCGTGCACCAGCCGCGGATACTCGACAACCAAAAGCAAGTGCAAAATGAGTCGGATGGACCACCCGGCGGACAGTCCCAGCTGTCCTCGAGCAGCTTCGCACACGAAAAGTTCAACCTGCTGATGGAGATGAAATCGCTGCAGCTGTCCATCCAGGAGGCGTACGGAAGCCTCAACATCGAGGAGCACGGCATGGTCCCGGTCATCGAGGTGCCGGCCACGTACTGCGACGAACCGACCGATTGCGTGCCCGAGTACGTCAAGAAGCGTGTCCTAGCCGGAAACTACGGCTTCGTCGACCCGAACGATCTGAAGCGCTTCTTCGGCAACTACCGGCCAGTTTACGACGATTCACCCGAAGCGAACAACCCGGAAAATTCGGACGAAGAACCGGAAGCCGTCATCGAAGTGGCTACGGAACAGCCGGAAAGCCCAAAGCCGGTGGTCAACACGCTGGACACGTTCAACTACcaagaagaagaggaagaagacAAACAGTTTGAGCCGGTGGACCACAGCGAGCTGGCTCCGTTGGACAGTCCGATGGAGGTGGTCGGCGGCAGCGGTCAGCTGCTGGAGGCCAAGAACGAGGAAAATGTTCCGCTGCAGGAGGCGAAGTCGGAGGCCGGGGATGAGAAGAAGTTTCGGGAGGAGAGTCTCGACGAGGCACAGTTTCAACTGTGCGCGGAAATTCGGGAGACGTTTGAGTTGcttaatgaattttga